In the Rhodothermales bacterium genome, one interval contains:
- a CDS encoding SnoaL-like domain-containing protein, whose protein sequence is MSISDYVKKGAESAKEMADSLLEKSSDALDEIKEKAEELKDKAEDALQRSPCLDRATDMYAMIGEGKMLEAFDLYYHDDVVMQEPSGEPRRGKEANRAFHEQWMSNVDERHGGGTTAITSNEDDNITIVETWSDVTYNGKRMKMEEVAVQRWKDDKIVHERFYYAMPG, encoded by the coding sequence ATGAGTATCAGCGATTATGTAAAGAAGGGCGCGGAATCGGCCAAGGAAATGGCAGATTCACTTCTCGAGAAGTCGAGCGACGCCCTTGACGAGATCAAGGAAAAAGCGGAAGAGCTAAAGGACAAGGCCGAGGATGCACTTCAGAGGTCACCGTGCCTCGACCGCGCCACCGACATGTATGCCATGATCGGGGAAGGGAAGATGCTCGAGGCGTTCGACCTCTACTACCACGACGATGTAGTGATGCAGGAACCGTCGGGGGAGCCCAGGCGCGGAAAGGAAGCCAATCGCGCGTTTCATGAGCAGTGGATGTCCAACGTCGATGAGCGACACGGAGGCGGAACGACGGCGATCACGTCCAACGAGGACGACAACATCACAATCGTGGAGACGTGGAGTGATGTCACCTACAACGGCAAGCGAATGAAGATGGAAGAGGTTGCCGTGCAGCGGTGGAAAGATGACAAGATCGTGCACGAACGATTCTACTACGCGATGCCCGGGTAG
- a CDS encoding type 1 glutamine amidotransferase, producing the protein MKLLLLQARKKGDPAAVHERSAFARVLGLDKRHIVPWDLLAGPPPKSELTSADCILVGGSGDFSVSDAADQGWIRQFIDAAEDLTSIGVPVFASCFGFQAFVVGFGGRVETNKSKAEFGTFELTVSEAGARDDLFREVAPRFYAQFGHADYAAALPSIFVNLASSERNEYQAATIPGKDVYMTQFHPELSMEANRERALMYLDSYAQAGFVDSLDGVMDNFRESPESSALLSRFVRGYLGLGATPKA; encoded by the coding sequence ATGAAACTGCTTCTCCTTCAGGCTCGAAAGAAGGGCGACCCGGCCGCCGTTCACGAGAGATCAGCGTTCGCTCGCGTACTCGGACTCGACAAGCGCCACATCGTCCCGTGGGATCTGCTCGCCGGACCACCGCCGAAATCAGAGCTCACCTCTGCCGACTGCATACTGGTGGGAGGATCCGGAGACTTCAGCGTGAGCGACGCCGCCGATCAAGGATGGATTCGTCAGTTCATCGACGCCGCCGAAGACCTGACGTCGATCGGTGTGCCGGTTTTCGCATCGTGCTTTGGCTTTCAGGCGTTTGTTGTCGGCTTTGGCGGACGCGTCGAGACAAACAAATCGAAGGCGGAGTTCGGTACGTTCGAGTTGACGGTGTCCGAGGCGGGCGCCCGTGACGATCTGTTCCGGGAAGTAGCGCCACGCTTCTACGCACAGTTCGGGCACGCCGACTATGCGGCCGCTCTGCCGTCCATCTTCGTGAACCTCGCCAGTTCCGAGCGAAATGAGTATCAGGCCGCCACCATTCCCGGGAAGGACGTTTACATGACGCAGTTTCATCCCGAGCTGTCGATGGAGGCGAATCGTGAGCGGGCGCTCATGTATCTCGACTCATACGCACAGGCCGGATTCGTCGACTCGCTAGATGGAGTCATGGACAACTTCAGGGAGTCGCCGGAATCGTCCGCACTGCTATCGCGGTTTGTGCGAGGTTACCTGGGCCTGGGTGCGACGCCGAAAGCCTGA
- a CDS encoding nitronate monooxygenase, with the protein MSSTTPPRTLPTIIQGGMGVAVSSWRLARRVAELGQFGVVSGTGIDTVVVRELQNGDPNGRIRALKSYPDQSIVSYLVDRFFVEGGIGPETSYRLLPIHRPNPTVRSQRILSAAAFSEVFLAREGHDGLIGINLLAKMKRYSLACMYGAMLAGAGAILIGAGIPVEEAEQIPKLAAGQMARIRMDVDTSAAPDPATSYYYELDPADIVENPPVLEHPMFFPIISSDLLARILQKKLPDDLITGFIVEAAIAGGHNAPPRGKKYDEAGHPVYDQKDVANLEKMAELGYPFYLAGGFGKPDRLREALEAGATGVQVGSLFSLANESGYPAATKRRLITLIHQRRARVRTDGRVSVTGFPFKVLEVEDTLGAPGNLETRTRICDLGYLQQMYVDEKNKLSTRCPAEPVDIWASKGGNPADTKGRGCLCNALMSNIDLGQMQKWGPEEKMFTAGDDLVNLPLASLENPEYSAEDVIRYLLGEDQGPDA; encoded by the coding sequence ATGAGTTCCACGACCCCACCGCGAACACTGCCTACGATTATCCAGGGTGGGATGGGTGTTGCAGTCTCCAGCTGGCGCCTGGCGCGCCGCGTGGCCGAGCTCGGGCAGTTCGGCGTGGTGTCAGGAACCGGTATTGATACCGTCGTAGTCCGTGAACTGCAGAACGGTGATCCGAACGGACGCATCCGCGCACTGAAGTCGTACCCGGACCAGTCCATCGTAAGCTACCTGGTGGATCGTTTCTTCGTCGAGGGCGGTATCGGCCCCGAAACGTCCTACAGGCTCCTCCCCATTCACCGGCCGAATCCTACGGTGCGCTCGCAGCGCATTCTGAGCGCGGCGGCATTCAGCGAAGTGTTCCTGGCGCGCGAAGGACACGACGGTCTCATCGGGATCAACCTCCTCGCGAAGATGAAGCGTTATTCCCTGGCATGTATGTACGGCGCGATGCTCGCCGGTGCCGGGGCCATTCTCATTGGTGCGGGCATCCCGGTCGAAGAAGCGGAACAGATTCCGAAGCTGGCAGCCGGACAAATGGCCCGCATACGAATGGACGTGGATACGTCGGCTGCGCCCGACCCCGCCACGTCGTACTACTACGAATTGGACCCGGCCGACATCGTCGAGAATCCGCCGGTGCTCGAGCACCCAATGTTCTTTCCCATCATCTCGTCCGACCTGCTGGCGCGCATTCTGCAGAAGAAGCTCCCGGACGATCTCATCACGGGATTCATCGTTGAGGCCGCCATCGCAGGGGGCCACAACGCCCCGCCGAGGGGAAAGAAGTACGACGAGGCCGGTCATCCGGTGTACGACCAGAAGGATGTCGCGAATCTCGAAAAGATGGCGGAACTGGGCTACCCGTTTTATCTCGCCGGCGGGTTTGGGAAACCTGATCGACTCCGTGAGGCACTCGAAGCGGGTGCGACCGGAGTTCAGGTCGGCTCGCTTTTCAGCCTGGCCAACGAATCCGGATATCCTGCTGCAACGAAACGGCGACTCATTACCTTGATTCATCAACGCCGCGCCAGGGTTCGCACCGATGGGCGCGTCTCTGTGACAGGCTTTCCGTTCAAGGTCCTGGAGGTCGAGGACACACTCGGCGCCCCGGGCAACCTCGAAACGAGAACCCGGATCTGTGATCTCGGCTACCTGCAGCAGATGTACGTCGACGAGAAGAACAAGCTCAGTACGCGCTGCCCCGCAGAGCCCGTGGACATCTGGGCCAGCAAGGGCGGAAACCCGGCAGACACCAAGGGAAGGGGCTGTCTCTGCAATGCACTCATGTCCAATATCGATCTGGGGCAGATGCAGAAATGGGGACCGGAGGAAAAGATGTTCACTGCCGGCGACGACCTCGTCAATCTTCCGCTCGCGTCGCTCGAGAATCCCGAGTACTCGGCGGAGGACGTGATCCGGTACCTGCTCGGCGAGGACCAAGGCCCGGACGCCTGA